AAAACCCCACAAGTTGGATACAAAACTGTTATGTACTTTGTGACAGCACGGGTCTGATTCACAATTATTGAGAGATCTACACTGGTCGCATACTACCTGCTTACTTTCCCTACATGACATTGGAGCTAGGgttcaaatgttgtttttacgACTGGTTGAAACACTTGCctcgtaatgaaaacaaattcttaaactattttgttaactGGTACTCATCACCCACTCTCTTAGTGACTCTAGCAAATATTGGTTTCCAATCCCTCGGAGACCATACGACTATGGACGAATTCCAGGCTTGTATGTTTTCATctgaccaagaaatgaaaaagaaaggcCGTGGGTCTTATGAGGAAAAAGAGGCAACAATTGATGGGGTAaaaattagggctgtaaaatgGTTAGACAATCGAGGGGTGTCTCTTGCGTCAACTTTTGAGTCTGCTTGCCCTATCAACACTGTGCAACGCTTTGACTCTAAAGGTCGTGAGCAGATTGATGTCACTTGCCCTAAAATCGTTACAACATACAATAAGTTCATGGGGGGAGTGGACCTTCTAGATGGACTTATCAGCTACTACCGAATTAATCTAAGATCTCGGAagttttatttgaggtttttcttCCACTTTGTTGACGTAAGTATTGTCAATGGATGGCTTCTCTTCAGACGAGACTGTCAACATAATGGAATTGCTAAGCAGGGAGTAATGGATTTGCTAGCTTTCCGGTGTGAGGTGGCCGAGTCTCTTTGTAACTTAGGAGCTGACCCAATAAAAAGAGGAAGGCCATCAACAGACAGGGTAGAGAacgaattttcaaagaaaaagaagaaaggtccATGTGTCAATATCCCTATACCAGATGTTAGAAAAGATGGAGTTGGACATTGGCCATCTGTTGTCGAAGATAGGCAGAGATGCAAGCATCCCTTCTGCAAGCAGAAATCATCCATTATGTGTGAAAAGTGTAAAGTTCACCTCTGCCTAAACAAAGGAAAGAACTGTTTTGTGGATTTCCACTTGTAAGGTGCTCCTTATACTGTGTAGTAatgtgttttacttataattctaaatatactgtaattatgaagcaatatactattagtttttcttatgtcctgtttactttctctaaagtGCACTATTTTCTCTATTGC
The sequence above is drawn from the Homalodisca vitripennis isolate AUS2020 unplaced genomic scaffold, UT_GWSS_2.1 ScUCBcl_12850;HRSCAF=22784, whole genome shotgun sequence genome and encodes:
- the LOC124375051 gene encoding piggyBac transposable element-derived protein 4-like is translated as MDEFQACMFSSDQEMKKKGRGSYEEKEATIDGVKIRAVKWLDNRGVSLASTFESACPINTVQRFDSKGREQIDVTCPKIVTTYNKFMGGVDLLDGLISYYRINLRSRKFYLRFFFHFVDVSIVNGWLLFRRDCQHNGIAKQGVMDLLAFRCEVAESLCNLGADPIKRGRPSTDRVENEFSKKKKKGPCVNIPIPDVRKDGVGHWPSVVEDRQRCKHPFCKQKSSIMCEKCKVHLCLNKGKNCFVDFHL